The Rhodospirillaceae bacterium genomic sequence TGATCCATCAAACGGGTTATTTTTTAACCAACTGACGTAAAACATAGGGAAGGATGCCCCCATTTTTATAATATTGGATCTCATCCTCTGTATTGATTGCCAATATAACCGGGATTTGCTCGCTTTGCCCGTTTTGCCTACCGATAACTAGCGTTAAACCCATTTTTGTTTTTAATTCAGCGGAAATCCCAACAACGCTCAAAAGCTCGGTGCCGTTCAATTGAAGTTGTTGACGGGTGGTACCCGGATGGAATTGTAAAGGCAAAATGCCCAGGGCAATCAAATTCGAACGATGGATACGTTCAAAGCTTTCCGCAACCACCGCCTCCACCCCTAATAATTTAGGTCCCTTGGCAGCCCAATCCCTGGAAGAGCCGGTGCCATACTCTTTCCCGGCCACAATCACCAATGGCACCTGGGTTTTCTGATACTGCATGGCGGCATCGTAAATAGATAGAATTTGTCCATCACCTGTCCGCGTAAAACCCCCTTCTTTCCCGGGAACTAGTTCATTGCGTAAACGGATATTGGCAAAGGTGCCGCGCATCATCACTTCATGGTTACCGCGCCTGGCGCCATAGGAATTGAAATCTTCCCGTCGCACGCCTAATCCTGCCAGATATAGGCCAGCTGGACTGTTTTGCTCAATCGAACCTGCAGGTGATATATGGTCTGTTGTAATATTATCCCCAAGCACCGCTAATATGCGGGCCCCTGTGATATTTTTTGGCTCTGCCGGAGAAGATTGGAAGTTATTAAAATAAGGAGCTTGGCGAACATAGCTTGATTTTTTATCCCATTGATAATTCAGTCCCTTGGGGGTTTTGATATTTTGCCACAAGGCATCTCCCTCAAAAACCAAACTATACCGTTTTTGGAACATCTCGGGTGTGATAGATTGGCGAACGGCCGCATCAATTTCATGATTGCTAGGCCAAATATCCTTAAGGTAGACAGGATTGCCCTTTTGATTGAAGCCGATCGGATCTGTTAAAAGATCAATAGCCATTGTCCCTGCCAGGGCATATGCCACTACTAACATGGGGGAAGCTAAGTAATTCGCCCTTGTTAAAGAATTAACGCGACCCTCGAAATTCCGATTGCCGGATAAAACGGCCGAGACAACCAACTGCTTCTTTTCGATAGCTTCGGCGATTTTTGTAGGCAAGGGACCCGAGTTGCCGATACAGGTGGTGCAGCCATAACCGACCAAATGGAACCCAATTTTATCTAATTCCTGTTGCAGTCCCGCTTTGGCGAAATAATCCGTAACGACTTGGGAACCGGGGGCCAAAGATGTTTTAACCCAAGGCTTCACTTTTAACCCTTTTTCATTGGCATGTTTGGCAAGCAAGGCTGCCCCCAACATCACGCTGGGGTTAGAGGTGTTGGTGCAGCTGGTGATCGCTGCAATCACCACATCGCCATCCATTAATTCTGTGCTATTGTTCGGGGTGGAAATTGTACGGACAACAGCAGATTTTTTACCAAATCCCGTCAGAGAAGATATAAAATTATTTTTGGCTTGGCTTAATAAAACTTTTTCTTGGGGCAGCCTTGGGCCAGCTAGGCAAGACTCGACTGTACTGATATCTAATGCCAGCGTTTCCGTAAATATGGGTTCACTCTTTTCATCCCTCCACAACCCTTGTTCTTTGGCATAATGCTCAACCAATTCGCATTGCGCTAAAGGACGACCGGTAAGTTTCAAATACCGAATTGTTTCCGCATCAATTGGGAAAAATCCACAGGTTGCGCCGTATTCCGGCGCCATGTTGGCGATGGTCGCGCGATCGGCCAAGGTCAAATGATTTAAACCTGGGCCGTAAAATTCAACAAATTTGTTAACCACACCCTTTTCGCGAAGCATTTGGGTGATGTTAAGCACTAAATCAGTGGCCGTGGTGCCTTCTTTTAATTGCCCGGTTAGCTTAAAACCAACGACTTCCGGAATGGTCATGGAAATGGGCTGGCCAAGCATAGCGGCCTCGGCCTCGACCCCACCAACCCCCCATCCAAGTACCGCCAACCCGTTAACCATGGTGGTGTGGCTGTCGGTTCCAACCACGGTATCTGGATATACTATAACGTTTTTATGGTTTTGCGCATCTTGCCCTTCTGTTGACCAAACTACTTGGGCCAGATATTCCACATTCACTTGGTGACAAATCCCGGTACCAGGCGGCACCACCCGAAAATTATTAAAGGCGGTTTGACCCCAGCGCAAAAAGGCATATCGCTCGCCATTGCGCTGATATTCTAATTCAACATTTTTATGAAAAGCATCCGGTGTGCCAAAATAATCAACCATCACGGAATGGTCGATCACTAAATCCACGGGCGATAGGGGGTTAATTTTTTTCGGATCGGCTCCCATCTTAACCATGGCGTCCCGCATGACCGCTAAGTCAATAACGGCAGGCACACCCGTAAAATCTTGCATCAATACCCGGGCAGGGCGGAAAGCGATTTCTTGATTAGATTTTTTTGTTTTTGTCCAATCTACCAAGGCTTGGATATCACGGGTTGTAACAGTACGCCCATCTTCATAACGCAATAAATTTTCCAGCAAGATCTTTAAAGAATAAGGTAATTTGGATATATCACCTAATTTTTGCTGCGCGATTTTTAGGCTGAAATAATCAAAGGTTTGATTGCCTATTTTTAGCTTGGCGCGCACCTTTAAGCTGTCTTTTCCCACTTGCACAATTACTCTCCATCCCGTACCGGATTATAAAAATTTACTTTCTTACTTTATATTCTTTCATGGATCTATCATGGAACTTGTCTTTTATTTCGTCAATCTTTTTACGGCAGGGCATGATGAAGAATAATTCTTTGAATTCTGACTTATTCTTTATAAACTGAAAGATGTTAAATGAATCTTTCATGTAAAAAATTCTTCAGAAAGCAGATATGTTAACTGTCGCAAATATGTCCTATAGCCGCAATGGGATAGCCGTCCTAAAAAAAATCTCTTTTCAGCTCGAAAAGGGTAGTGGGGCAATTATTTTAGGGGCGAATGGCGCCGGTAAAACAACTTTAATTAAAGGGTTGGCCGGTATTTTATCTCTTGCCCCGCACAGTAAAATTTTATGGGGCCACCAGCAGCTCCGGGAAGCGGTTGATGTGAAAATTGGTTATTTGGGACATCAAAATGGTTTAAAAAATATCCTGACTGTTAAGGAAAATTTGCGGTTGGCGATGATGCTATATTATCCTGCCGCCACCAAATTATCATTAGAAAAATGGCTGGAATATTGGGGATTGGGGAAGTTAGCGGATCAGGCAACACAAAACTTGTCTGCAGGCCAACAACGTAGGCTGGCATTGGCCCGCTTATGCGCCTTGGAAAGTAATCTTTGGTTGCTTGATGAACCTTTGACATCTTTAGACAGCGAAGCTGCATTGTTATTTCAGGAGCAATTGGATCAATTCCTCAAAAATCAAGGCATTGTGATCATGAGCAGCCACCAACTTATCCATCATCCCGCCTTAACGCCTTTTTTACTGGAACGGGGTAAGGTCATTCCTCATCCATCCTCCTATAAAGGATGAGGATTAAAAATATGTTTGGGCCATTTTACGGATTGGTTGTTCGGGAAATTCTAACGGGGTGGCGGCAACAAAATGATGTAATCATTTCATCGGTTTTTTTCGTGCTGGCGGGGACGATTTTTGCGATTACGACCGGGGGTGACCATCAAGGGCTTGCAAAGGTTTCGGGTGGCATTATTTGGGTTTTATTTGTATTGACAGGGTTTTTACCGATTGACCGTTTATGGAAAGAAGACCTAGAGGACGGAACCTTGGACCAAATGCTTAGCTTGTCGGTGCCTGGCTGGCAATTAGCGGTAGCTAAAAGTTTGCGCCATATGATGATTATGTTGCCAACGGTGGTTCTAGCTGTCCCTTGCGCCGCTCTTTTGTTACAATTCCCATTGCCGCAATTAGGAAGATTAACCCTAGGGTTTTTGATAGCCTTACCTAGCTTTAGTTTATTGACTGTTATGGGTGCTGCCTTTACTTTAAAAGCGAAAGGCCAACAATTGGTAATCGCGATTATCCTATTACCTTTAATGCTGCCTGTATTAATTTTTGGGGCCGAATTATCGCAACCTATCTTTGAGGCATCGTCGTCAATTTGGGTGAATATCAGCGCGTTAACCGCCTTGTTTTTATTCTTTTTAATTCTATGCCCCTGGATGACAGGATTGGTGTTACGTTACGGGTAAACAGTATCAACGGGGTGAGGAGTCAGGCATAAAAATGCGACGTATTTTTACCAATATTTATACCCTAGACGGGCTGATTGCTAAGTTATTGCCATGGATCGCCAGCATAACATTTGTGTTGATGGCTGTCGGGTTATATGGGGGCTTATTTATCTCGCCTGCGGATATGGAGCAGGGCGAAACCGTGCGGATTATGTATGTCCACGTGCCTGCGGCCTCAATTGGATTAATCATTTATACCCTGATTGCCTGTTGGGGCTTTGTTTTTTTAGTGTGGCGGGCGAGGGTTGCGGATATGATGATACAGGCAGCTGTTCCTATCGGGGCAATTTATACCCTTTTGGCGCTTATTACCGGTTCTTTATGGGGAAAGCCAATGTGGGGAACTTGGTGGGTTTGGGACGCGCGCTTAACCTCAACCCTTATCCTATTTTTTCTGTATTTAGGTATTCTTATTTTACGCCGTGCCTTTGAGGAATCAGGAAATGGCGGCGCGGGCCGCAGCTTTGCTGGCTATGGTGGGGGGGATCAATATCCCTATTATTAAGTTTTCCGTGGATTGGTGGTATACCTTACATCAGCCTGCCAGTTTGATCCGGTTAGATGGACCCACGATTGATGCAAGTTTCCTGTATCCCTTACTCATCATGATGGCGGCGTTTTTCTGTCTTTTTTTGACCTTATTGATGGTTAGGATCAGGACAATTATTGTATCTAAACGGCTGCAAAACTATCATTTGCGGCATCTTATGGATATTTAAGGTCCCTGCATCAATCGACGAATTTCATATGGACAATGAATGAGGCCCGATGGGATGGATCATCATCCCATCCTCTTTCTTCCAACCAAGAAAAATAATTATTTTGATTGGCTTCTGAATGAAGTATTTCCATTCCTATTTGCTTGATGATCAAGCTGGTCAAATCAATTGCCTTTTTTTGCATCCAGAAGGGGATAAAATTCAACCCCAAAAATGCATGATAATCCTTTTCTTCAAAGCACTGAACCAAAACAACTGCCTGCGGAATTTTTTCTGTTTTGCTGACAAAGTCCGCAAATGATTTCAAGAATTTTTCTAAATAATGTTTTTTATATATATCAGCCATGAAGTTAATGGTATCCCCGGAGGGGGAACGCAAACCATTTTCCCACCGCATGACCGTTACATCCGCATTAATCCCGTTCAAACCGACAACACGGGCGAAAGCCTCGGCACTAAGGCCGAGGCTTCGACGCACTGTTTTGATTTGTTCCGCAGTTAAGGTTCCCACTTATTGGCATCCTGGCATTAATTGAAAGCCAATTCAGAAGGGATAGGAGCCTTACTTCCTAATGTTTCTAGGATTATCTCTTCCCAGACCCTGATTGCGGTTTTTATCCGAAGTTTCATATGATTCCACAGAAGAAGGCTTTTGCTTATGGTGGTTTTGATTACCTTCGTTTGCCTTAGGGCTCGTTTTCGGGTTAGCAGATTGACCATAATCTTTGGAGGTCGAATTTTATTATGACTAAACTCCCTAGAACTTACTTTCTTACCGGGTTCATACGCCGATTCTTCTGGTTTATCAAGCTGTTCGGCAGAAATATTTTGTCCCGTATCACCATTTTCAGTTGGGGCAGATGTATGACTCTTTCCAACTGGTGGTTGGCGATAGTCAAAACCAGCTTTTTTGTCCGGTTTATATCGGCTGGGTGTGTGAGAAGTTTGGGGATCATTAACCGCGGATTTTTTATAAGTGCCTTCTACAGGGCCGGGTTTTTGCTGGCCAGTATTTGATGTCGTATTATACGGGGTTTTGTCAGGGGAAGTGCCAGGGTTGTTGTGACTGTGGTTCTGCTGACCAGGATTGTTTGGTTGTTGTGCAGAAAGGGGCTACCTGGCCGGTTCTGGCTGTGCTTATCATCAGCGCTACTAGGTTGCTGGTAAGTGCTGTTTGATTGATTCTCCTGGCCGCCGGTTGCACCAGTTTTTGGAGCCATGTTTTGTTTTGGCTGAACTTGGCCAGGCTTCAGGGAACCATCAGATTGCCCATGGGCCTGATTAGCTGAGCCTTGGTAAGTTTTATCTGTTTGGTTCGCATCTATTTTAAAATTTTTATTGGTATTATTTTTATTTTCCACGATAAATAGCCTCCTTAGCTATGATTAAATGCCGTGACGGCGAAGCATCAGTCCCGATCTAAAATATGAATCATTTTAGGACAGGAATCTGTTTTTTACGTATATTTTTTAGAATATCTACTGCTTGACCGGGAACTTTGTAGTTGCCAGATCTTTTTAGGCTTGTGTAAGCTTTTATTATTTCCAGATTTATTTGTATCTGTATCTATTAGCTTCCTAGAGTTATCGGCTAATATATTAACAGCGTAGAACATTACAGAGTATGTTAATAATTATTGTTGTCAAGCATAAAAACACATTAGAGTGTTCAGCAATAAAAACAGATGGTGTACCCCGCTTATAAATGTGCTTTTTATCGGGATAGGCGATGTTGTAGAAAATCAACAAAAGTTGGGTTTCGACGAAAATACCAGATAATGAAATAACGGGGTTCAGACTAAAAACCACGACTAATTTATTTTGTGATGAGGCTGGATGTGATTACCAATGAATCGCTAGTCCCTAATTTAGGGTAACAGTATTAGTAATAATAAGCACCGCTAGTTTTTTTGGAGTTTGGTGGAGCCGAGGGGAATCGAACCCCTGACCTTCTCATTGCGAACGAGACGCTCTCCCAACTGAGCTACGACCCCTAATTTCCTTTGGAAATTGGTCTCTCAACCAAGTCCTGAACATAGGGAAAGTATGAAAAAATTCAACAATTATTTTTTGGGGATAAAATTACTGCAAAAATCAATGCAGATGTTTTTCTGCCTTCAGGGCATCAAACAGGTGTATTCGTGACTTATTTGCAACAAAACATTAAATAAACATTGCAATTAGGACGATATTAGGGAAATAATGCTTGCGAAGAGATAAATTCCTTTGAAAACTTTGCAAGTTAATGTAAATATTTAGTAATGTTATTGATAAGATAATGTTTAAAGAATTATTACATCTCAATATACATTTTTGTAAAACTTTAAACCTTAAGAATAGGGGAAAAAATTATGGCTGCTTTTTATTTTACCGCTGTGATATCGATATTGTTAGGGCTTTTAGCTGCGCCTAGTTTATTGGCAGGCCAAAATCCTAAGGCTCAAGAAATGTTAAACAAATTAGTACCGTTTCAAGGTATTTTTGGTATCATGTTGTTTTTTGGGTTTTTTAGGTTGATATTTGATATATTAATGCATTTTGGCACATTTACATATACGCCGATTCTTTTGGTTTCCTACCTGCTTCTTACTTTGGTTCAAGTATTCCTAGGTTTCTTGTTGGGCTTCGGTTTTATCAGCAAAATGACCAGCGGCAACGAGCAAGCACGGGCCAAATCTGAAGCATTGCGTGCGAAATTGGCTGTTTACCAAGGGCCATTGGGCATTGCCTCAATTATCTTGGGTGTTTGGTTTATCATTTACGCAGTGGCTTTATTTGGCTATTAATCCTTAAGATTAATCGTTTAGAATTAGCGATATTAATAAAAAGCGTATCCTACAGAGGGGTACGCTTTTTTATTGGGTACGGTTAGCAAAAGGCTCGTGGTTAATCACAATATTTTTTTGCGGTATCTTTTATGAAAACAATTGCGTTTTTTTAAAGAAAGCCGATAATCCCGGTTGAATTAGGAGAAAGCGGTCACACCGCAATCTTTATCAAGCGCAAATATTGACGGTTAGATCATTATTTTCTTCATTTTCTATTCGAAGGTGTGGGCAATTCCATGGTACATCAGGCTGAAAAATCAAAACAAGATTTGTTGGATCAAGTGATCCAACTGTCAAAAACCCTGCTAAAAACGCCCCAATTGGAAGTGCAGGAGTTTATTAAGCGTTTTTATAGCAATGTGTCCCCCGAAGACTTACTGATTGAAACCCCTGAAAATTTGTGCGGTGCTGCCTTGTCCTTATGGAATTGGGGCGCCTTGCGTGAACCAGGAATTGCCAAGCTGCGCCTATATAACCCAAAACAGCAAGAACATGGTTGGCGAAGCCCGTATTCCATTATTGAAATTGTCAATGATGATATGTCATTTCTGGTCGATTCGGTGGTGCGGGCGCTGCAGCGGCAGGATTTGGCAGTGTATTTGATTATCCATCCGGTATTGCTGGTAAAACGCCAAGCAGGCCAGCGCCAAAAAATGGGCGAAGGCCCGAGTAAAAGTCCGGGTGAAAGTCTGCCGGAATCTTTTATGCAAATTCGCATCAGTGAACAAACATCGCCTGAGCGTATGGCTGAAATCCAGCAATCCATCACCGACGTTTTGAAGGATGTACGACTGGCGGTTGGGGATTGGGCTGCGATGCGGGCGCAAAACCAGGCCATCCAAAAAATGCTTGGCAACATGCCAGCCAAAGATGGTGGAGAATATCAGCAATTCCTGCAATGGTTGGATGATGACCATTTTACTTATTTGGGGATGGCGGAATATAATTTTGGCGCTGCTATCACGTCCTCAATGCCCGCTGCTAAGCGTATCAAAGAATGGGGGATGTTTAAGAATCCTGCTTTCAAACTATATGCGGATCAGGGCTTTCATGATCAATTGCCCCCAGAAATTTCTGAGCTATCTGCTGAAAAAACTTTATTATTGGTCAAGGCGGGCTTCTTTTCAACTGTCCATCGCCATGCGTTGATGGATGTGGTGGTTATCGGTAAATTATCAGCCCAAGGG encodes the following:
- the acnA gene encoding aconitate hydratase AcnA is translated as MQVGKDSLKVRAKLKIGNQTFDYFSLKIAQQKLGDISKLPYSLKILLENLLRYEDGRTVTTRDIQALVDWTKTKKSNQEIAFRPARVLMQDFTGVPAVIDLAVMRDAMVKMGADPKKINPLSPVDLVIDHSVMVDYFGTPDAFHKNVELEYQRNGERYAFLRWGQTAFNNFRVVPPGTGICHQVNVEYLAQVVWSTEGQDAQNHKNVIVYPDTVVGTDSHTTMVNGLAVLGWGVGGVEAEAAMLGQPISMTIPEVVGFKLTGQLKEGTTATDLVLNITQMLREKGVVNKFVEFYGPGLNHLTLADRATIANMAPEYGATCGFFPIDAETIRYLKLTGRPLAQCELVEHYAKEQGLWRDEKSEPIFTETLALDISTVESCLAGPRLPQEKVLLSQAKNNFISSLTGFGKKSAVVRTISTPNNSTELMDGDVVIAAITSCTNTSNPSVMLGAALLAKHANEKGLKVKPWVKTSLAPGSQVVTDYFAKAGLQQELDKIGFHLVGYGCTTCIGNSGPLPTKIAEAIEKKQLVVSAVLSGNRNFEGRVNSLTRANYLASPMLVVAYALAGTMAIDLLTDPIGFNQKGNPVYLKDIWPSNHEIDAAVRQSITPEMFQKRYSLVFEGDALWQNIKTPKGLNYQWDKKSSYVRQAPYFNNFQSSPAEPKNITGARILAVLGDNITTDHISPAGSIEQNSPAGLYLAGLGVRREDFNSYGARRGNHEVMMRGTFANIRLRNELVPGKEGGFTRTGDGQILSIYDAAMQYQKTQVPLVIVAGKEYGTGSSRDWAAKGPKLLGVEAVVAESFERIHRSNLIALGILPLQFHPGTTRQQLQLNGTELLSVVGISAELKTKMGLTLVIGRQNGQSEQIPVILAINTEDEIQYYKNGGILPYVLRQLVKK
- the ccmA gene encoding heme ABC exporter ATP-binding protein CcmA; this encodes MLTVANMSYSRNGIAVLKKISFQLEKGSGAIILGANGAGKTTLIKGLAGILSLAPHSKILWGHQQLREAVDVKIGYLGHQNGLKNILTVKENLRLAMMLYYPAATKLSLEKWLEYWGLGKLADQATQNLSAGQQRRLALARLCALESNLWLLDEPLTSLDSEAALLFQEQLDQFLKNQGIVIMSSHQLIHHPALTPFLLERGKVIPHPSSYKG
- a CDS encoding heme exporter protein CcmB, with product MFGPFYGLVVREILTGWRQQNDVIISSVFFVLAGTIFAITTGGDHQGLAKVSGGIIWVLFVLTGFLPIDRLWKEDLEDGTLDQMLSLSVPGWQLAVAKSLRHMMIMLPTVVLAVPCAALLLQFPLPQLGRLTLGFLIALPSFSLLTVMGAAFTLKAKGQQLVIAIILLPLMLPVLIFGAELSQPIFEASSSIWVNISALTALFLFFLILCPWMTGLVLRYG
- a CDS encoding helix-turn-helix domain-containing protein, which translates into the protein MGTLTAEQIKTVRRSLGLSAEAFARVVGLNGINADVTVMRWENGLRSPSGDTINFMADIYKKHYLEKFLKSFADFVSKTEKIPQAVVLVQCFEEKDYHAFLGLNFIPFWMQKKAIDLTSLIIKQIGMEILHSEANQNNYFSWLEERGWDDDPSHRASFIVHMKFVD